From the genome of Gemmatimonas phototrophica, one region includes:
- a CDS encoding ligase-associated DNA damage response DEXH box helicase translates to MHDRVEAWFGARGWRPFDFQREVWRAYASGESGLIHAATGTGKTYAAWMGPLIESLNDTPVVRKARRRADALPLRVLWITPLRALAADTEQALRLPVDELGLPWTVESRTGDTSQARRARQRERLPTALVTTPESLSLLLCRKDSAALFADLRCVVVDEWHELLSTKRGAQVELALARLRQLRPTLRTWGVSATLGNLDVAAQTLLGYTNTGAPRTPRLVRGIVPKDIEVEALVPETMDRFPWAGHLNTKLLPEVMQRLAQAESAIVFTNTRSQCEIWFQSIIAANPSWFEFTAIHHGSLSRAQREDVEDGLKSGRYRVVVATSSLDLGVDFTPVDLVMQVGSPKGVARLLQRAGRSGHSPGRVSRIVCVPTHAFELVEVAAARDAMRAGAIESRDPVDRPLDLLAQHLVTLALGGGFTRAGVLAELRTTRAYRDLTGDELDWVIDFVTRGGEALRAYPEYAKVVCVDGVYIVTDRRVALRHVLNIGTIVSDAAIAVRYLKGGRLGTVEESFVSRLSPGDRFIFAGTPLEFVRLRDLTAWVRKAKGMSGAVPRWQGARMPLSTELAAAVRDKLEEARRGEYLSPEMRSVKPVLLMQAERSVIPRPDELLIERTETRDGHHLFVYPFEGRLVHEGLAALCAYRMAQLQPFSFSFSCNDYGLELLSPERAPLEEALEAGLFSITHLLHDVTHSLNAAELARRQFREIARVAGLIFSGYPGQSKSVKQLQASSGLLYDVFVNYDPENLLVAQARREVLERQLEASRLGRVLDRLSRATIRVVDVERPTPLAFPLMVDMTRAKLSTEKLADRVKRMTVAAEKPTKSGVMSVFRIDETVTKLMGPSGGER, encoded by the coding sequence ATGCATGATCGGGTGGAGGCGTGGTTCGGTGCGCGGGGCTGGCGTCCGTTCGATTTTCAGCGGGAGGTGTGGCGTGCGTATGCGAGCGGCGAATCGGGACTCATTCACGCGGCCACCGGCACGGGAAAAACATACGCCGCCTGGATGGGGCCACTCATTGAGTCGCTGAACGACACGCCGGTCGTCCGGAAGGCGCGACGTCGGGCCGATGCGCTGCCGCTGCGCGTCCTCTGGATTACGCCATTGCGCGCGTTGGCCGCCGATACTGAACAGGCGCTCCGACTGCCCGTGGACGAGCTGGGGCTCCCGTGGACCGTGGAATCGCGCACCGGCGATACCTCGCAGGCGCGTCGCGCGCGCCAACGGGAGCGCCTGCCGACGGCACTGGTGACCACTCCGGAATCGCTGTCGCTGCTATTGTGCCGCAAGGACTCGGCGGCGCTGTTCGCCGACCTGCGCTGTGTGGTCGTGGATGAATGGCACGAACTGCTGTCCACCAAACGTGGCGCGCAGGTGGAGCTCGCCTTGGCGCGATTGCGGCAGCTGCGCCCGACACTGCGCACGTGGGGGGTATCTGCCACGCTGGGCAATCTTGATGTGGCGGCGCAGACCCTTCTGGGCTACACCAACACCGGTGCACCGCGCACGCCTCGGCTCGTACGAGGCATTGTACCCAAGGACATCGAGGTGGAGGCACTGGTCCCCGAGACCATGGATCGCTTTCCGTGGGCCGGGCACCTGAATACCAAGCTGCTCCCCGAAGTCATGCAGCGGCTTGCACAGGCGGAGAGCGCCATCGTGTTCACGAACACGCGCTCGCAGTGCGAGATCTGGTTTCAGAGCATCATTGCCGCCAACCCGTCGTGGTTTGAGTTCACGGCCATTCATCATGGCTCACTATCGCGCGCGCAGCGCGAAGATGTGGAAGACGGCCTCAAATCCGGGCGATATCGCGTGGTGGTGGCCACCAGTTCCCTCGATCTGGGCGTGGACTTCACGCCGGTGGACCTGGTGATGCAGGTGGGAAGCCCCAAGGGGGTGGCGCGTCTGCTGCAGCGGGCTGGACGCTCCGGACACTCGCCGGGGCGCGTGTCGCGCATTGTGTGTGTACCCACCCACGCCTTCGAACTGGTGGAGGTGGCCGCAGCGCGCGATGCCATGCGTGCCGGCGCCATTGAAAGCCGCGACCCGGTGGACCGCCCACTGGATCTGCTCGCGCAACACCTGGTGACGCTGGCGTTAGGTGGAGGGTTCACGCGAGCAGGGGTGCTGGCGGAGCTGCGCACCACGCGCGCCTATCGTGATCTCACCGGGGACGAGCTGGACTGGGTCATCGATTTCGTCACGCGGGGTGGTGAAGCGCTGCGGGCGTACCCCGAATATGCCAAAGTGGTCTGTGTTGATGGCGTGTACATCGTGACCGATCGCCGAGTGGCGCTGCGGCATGTGCTCAACATTGGCACCATCGTGAGTGATGCCGCCATTGCCGTACGGTATCTCAAGGGTGGGCGACTTGGCACAGTCGAAGAGTCGTTCGTGTCGCGGCTGTCACCCGGCGACAGGTTCATCTTTGCCGGTACGCCCCTCGAGTTTGTACGGTTGCGTGATCTCACCGCCTGGGTGCGCAAGGCCAAAGGGATGAGCGGGGCCGTTCCGCGCTGGCAGGGGGCGCGCATGCCGCTCTCCACGGAACTCGCGGCCGCCGTGCGCGACAAACTCGAAGAGGCACGACGCGGCGAGTATCTGTCGCCGGAAATGCGGTCCGTGAAGCCGGTGCTGCTCATGCAGGCGGAGCGCAGTGTCATTCCGCGCCCGGATGAACTGCTCATTGAGCGCACCGAAACGCGTGATGGTCATCATCTGTTTGTGTATCCCTTTGAGGGACGGCTGGTACACGAAGGGCTGGCGGCGTTGTGTGCGTACCGCATGGCGCAGCTGCAGCCCTTCTCCTTCTCCTTCAGCTGCAACGACTACGGGCTTGAGCTGTTGAGCCCCGAGCGGGCACCGCTGGAAGAGGCGTTGGAGGCGGGGCTCTTCAGTATCACCCATCTACTGCACGATGTCACGCATAGTCTCAACGCGGCAGAGTTGGCGCGGCGCCAGTTTCGCGAGATTGCCCGCGTGGCGGGACTCATTTTCTCCGGCTATCCCGGACAATCCAAAAGCGTAAAGCAGCTGCAGGCATCGAGCGGCCTGTTGTACGATGTCTTTGTGAACTACGACCCGGAGAATCTGCTCGTGGCGCAGGCGCGCCGCGAAGTGCTGGAGCGCCAACTTGAGGCCAGCCGATTGGGGCGGGTGCTGGACCGGCTGTCGCGCGCGACGATTCGCGTGGTGGATGTAGAGCGCCCCACGCCACTCGCGTTCCCCCTCATGGTGGACATGACGCGGGCCAAACTCAGCACCGAAAAGCTGGCGGACCGCGTGAAGCGCATGACCGTAGCGGCGGAGAAGCCGACCAAGTCGGGGGTGATGTCGGTGTTCCGCATTGACGAGACCGTGACGAAGCTCATGGGTCCGAGCGGCGGCGAACGGTGA
- the pdeM gene encoding ligase-associated DNA damage response endonuclease PdeM has protein sequence MSTADEPVPAGALSTTVAGEHVVMLPERALWLPAQDTLCVADLHWGKAAAFRAAHVPVPMGTTSRDLARLSSALEVTGASHLVVLGDLLHARTGRHDETFRTIAAWREAHSALRITLVRGNHDQHAGDPPADLRIGCTDDPLPLGAFVGMHEPMGHANGYVLAGHLHPSVTVRGRGRQSLRLPCFVFGDGVGVLPAFSSFTGGGMYQQSPGDRLFGIAGDSVVPLN, from the coding sequence GTGAGCACAGCAGACGAGCCAGTGCCGGCGGGCGCCCTCTCCACCACGGTAGCTGGCGAGCACGTGGTCATGCTCCCCGAGCGCGCCCTCTGGCTACCGGCGCAGGACACCTTGTGTGTGGCCGATTTGCACTGGGGTAAAGCGGCGGCCTTTCGCGCGGCGCATGTGCCCGTGCCCATGGGCACCACCTCCCGTGATCTGGCACGGCTCTCCAGCGCGCTCGAGGTGACCGGCGCATCACATCTGGTTGTGCTGGGGGACTTGCTGCACGCACGCACCGGTCGCCACGACGAAACGTTCCGCACGATCGCGGCGTGGCGCGAGGCACACTCGGCGTTGCGTATCACCCTCGTGCGTGGCAATCACGATCAACACGCCGGCGATCCGCCGGCCGACCTGCGGATTGGCTGCACCGACGATCCCCTACCGCTCGGGGCCTTCGTAGGCATGCACGAACCCATGGGGCATGCGAACGGCTATGTGCTCGCCGGCCATCTGCATCCCAGCGTGACCGTTCGCGGGCGCGGCCGACAATCGCTTCGCCTCCCCTGTTTCGTCTTTGGCGATGGCGTAGGCGTGTTGCCCGCCTTCTCGAGTTTTACCGGTGGGGGCATGTACCAGCAGTCGCCCGGCGACCGGCTCTTTGGCATAGCCGGCGACTCGGTGGTGCCGCTGAACTAG
- a CDS encoding DUF808 domain-containing protein, whose protein sequence is MATSLLVLLDDITSMMDDVAVLTKVAATKTSGVMGDDLALNAEQASGVRVERELPVVWAVAKGSLWNKVILVPVALVISAFAPSMVMPLMMVGGLFLCFEGVEKLVHKYLHKDEVDAPSPVIANPDLSAEELLAVEQGKIKGAIRTDFVLSAEIIILSLGTMSTAPIGEQVLALSLVSLGATVFVYGLVAGIVKIDDLGLALHNRGRAIGGVLLKGAPMLMRALSVLGTAAMFTVGGGIIAHGWHAVDVILEAWAHTTGPLAVVAKPVLDALLGVVCGGALVLVYTLVQKARGKH, encoded by the coding sequence ATGGCTACCAGTCTGCTCGTGCTGCTCGATGACATCACGTCCATGATGGATGATGTCGCGGTGCTGACCAAAGTTGCGGCAACCAAAACGAGTGGCGTCATGGGTGATGATCTCGCCCTCAACGCCGAGCAGGCGAGTGGTGTACGGGTGGAGCGTGAACTGCCAGTGGTGTGGGCGGTCGCCAAGGGCTCGTTGTGGAACAAGGTCATTCTGGTGCCAGTGGCGCTGGTGATCAGTGCCTTTGCGCCATCCATGGTGATGCCACTCATGATGGTGGGCGGCCTGTTTCTCTGCTTCGAAGGGGTGGAGAAGCTGGTGCACAAGTACCTCCACAAGGACGAGGTCGATGCGCCCTCACCGGTAATTGCCAATCCGGATTTGAGTGCAGAAGAGCTGTTGGCGGTGGAGCAGGGCAAGATCAAGGGCGCCATTCGCACGGACTTCGTGCTGTCGGCGGAAATCATCATTCTTTCGCTGGGCACGATGAGTACGGCCCCGATTGGTGAGCAGGTCCTGGCCTTGAGCCTGGTCAGTCTTGGCGCCACGGTGTTTGTGTATGGACTGGTCGCGGGCATCGTGAAAATCGACGATCTGGGACTCGCGCTGCACAATCGCGGTCGCGCCATTGGTGGCGTACTGCTCAAGGGCGCGCCGATGCTCATGCGCGCGCTGTCGGTGCTTGGCACCGCCGCCATGTTCACTGTGGGCGGTGGCATCATCGCGCACGGGTGGCACGCGGTGGATGTGATATTGGAAGCGTGGGCACACACCACGGGGCCGCTGGCGGTGGTTGCCAAGCCGGTGCTTGACGCGCTGCTGGGCGTCGTGTGCGGCGGTGCCTTGGTGCTGGTCTACACATTGGTGCAGAAGGCCCGCGGCAAGCACTGA
- the trhA gene encoding PAQR family membrane homeostasis protein TrhA, whose protein sequence is MSQRRTAGPREELANALTHGAGFVASLIGLPILVLSAANRGERTALVGASVFGAALVALYAASTLYHAISHPTLKQKMRVLDHAAIYLLIAGTYTPFTLGVLRGRWGWTLFGIVWTLAALGVLFKVLFGSGAMAKLSTAVYVAMGWVAIIAAKPLIASMDKAGLALLVGGGLFYTGGVVFYVDKRRAWTHPVWHLFVLGGSICHYFAVLFYSAPVAVTVR, encoded by the coding sequence ATGTCTCAGCGTCGAACTGCCGGCCCCCGTGAAGAGCTCGCCAACGCTCTCACGCATGGGGCCGGTTTTGTGGCCAGTCTGATTGGCCTGCCTATTCTGGTGCTCTCGGCGGCCAACCGCGGCGAGCGGACTGCCCTTGTGGGAGCGAGCGTTTTTGGTGCGGCGCTGGTGGCGCTCTACGCCGCCAGCACGCTGTACCATGCCATCTCGCACCCCACGCTCAAGCAGAAAATGCGCGTACTCGACCACGCCGCCATCTATCTGCTGATTGCCGGCACGTACACGCCGTTCACGCTGGGCGTATTGCGTGGGCGGTGGGGATGGACCCTCTTCGGCATTGTGTGGACGCTGGCGGCACTGGGGGTGCTGTTCAAGGTGCTCTTCGGCAGCGGCGCCATGGCCAAGCTCTCCACAGCGGTCTACGTGGCCATGGGGTGGGTGGCCATCATTGCCGCCAAGCCACTCATCGCCTCCATGGATAAGGCTGGATTGGCACTTTTGGTTGGTGGTGGCTTGTTCTACACCGGTGGCGTGGTCTTCTACGTGGACAAGCGCCGGGCGTGGACACACCCGGTATGGCATCTGTTTGTTCTCGGCGGCAGCATTTGTCACTACTTCGCGGTGCTCTTCTATTCGGCGCCGGTCGCGGTCACCGTCCGCTAA
- a CDS encoding serine hydrolase domain-containing protein yields MTTVRSIGYRVVGATTLVVGLASPASAQKKSASVAPYVPPAGSWERRAPSAVGMDSAKLADAVAFAISKESKTPRDLELNHLQSFGREPLGDAIGPLPPRGVATGIVVRRGYVVATWGDPEAEEITNSVTKSFVSTVVGLAVDEGRIRSVHDTVAKYVPPIVRARPNGTAYSRDWPGTDKLLMPFDTPHNKRLTWDHLLRQVSDWEGTLWGKPEWADRPAQNAATWTTRPRVEPGSAYEYNDTRVNVLALAALQVWRRPLPEVLKERIMDPIGASNTWRWYGYDNSWIVLDGREVQSVSGGGHWGGGMVLNAWDMARFGLLTQRRGLWGDKRLLSDAWVTQALTPTPAQKTYGYMNWFVNPDRSYLAAAPPEAFVHVGAGNNFIYVDPVNDVVAVIRWMDTTASLNGFVARLLGSLR; encoded by the coding sequence ATGACCACAGTTCGGAGTATTGGGTATCGGGTTGTGGGTGCGACGACGCTGGTGGTGGGGCTTGCCTCACCGGCGTCGGCGCAGAAGAAGAGTGCTTCGGTGGCGCCCTATGTGCCGCCGGCCGGAAGCTGGGAGCGTCGGGCGCCGTCTGCAGTCGGCATGGACTCGGCCAAGCTCGCGGATGCGGTGGCCTTCGCCATCAGCAAGGAAAGCAAGACGCCGCGTGATCTGGAGCTCAATCATCTGCAGAGCTTCGGACGCGAACCGTTGGGAGATGCCATTGGGCCGCTGCCGCCGCGTGGAGTGGCGACCGGCATTGTGGTGCGTCGCGGCTATGTGGTGGCGACCTGGGGTGATCCTGAAGCAGAGGAGATCACGAACAGCGTGACCAAGAGCTTCGTGAGCACGGTGGTGGGGCTGGCCGTGGACGAAGGGCGCATTCGCAGCGTGCACGACACGGTGGCCAAATACGTACCACCCATTGTGCGGGCACGTCCGAACGGCACCGCCTACAGCCGCGATTGGCCTGGCACCGACAAGCTGCTCATGCCCTTCGACACGCCGCACAACAAGCGGCTCACGTGGGATCATTTGCTGCGCCAGGTGAGTGATTGGGAAGGCACGCTGTGGGGCAAGCCGGAGTGGGCCGATCGACCGGCGCAGAACGCGGCCACCTGGACCACACGCCCGCGCGTGGAACCAGGCAGTGCCTACGAGTACAACGACACTCGCGTGAATGTGCTCGCACTGGCGGCGCTGCAGGTGTGGCGGCGGCCCCTGCCGGAGGTGCTCAAGGAGCGCATCATGGACCCCATTGGGGCGTCCAACACGTGGCGCTGGTACGGCTACGACAATTCGTGGATCGTGCTGGACGGGCGTGAGGTACAGAGCGTGAGCGGCGGTGGCCACTGGGGTGGCGGCATGGTGCTCAACGCGTGGGACATGGCTCGCTTTGGCCTGCTCACGCAGCGGCGGGGCCTGTGGGGTGACAAGCGGCTGCTGAGCGATGCGTGGGTGACGCAGGCGCTCACCCCCACTCCGGCGCAAAAGACCTACGGCTACATGAACTGGTTCGTGAACCCCGACCGGTCGTATCTGGCTGCCGCGCCGCCGGAGGCGTTTGTCCACGTCGGCGCCGGCAACAATTTCATCTACGTGGATCCCGTCAATGACGTCGTGGCGGTCATTCGCTGGATGGATACCACGGCCAGCCTGAACGGCTTCGTGGCGCGACTGCTGGGGTCGTTACGGTAA
- a CDS encoding VPS10 domain-containing protein — MPRHRRPHLAARRASLALALALPLALPASLNAQTAGKAAARPALSAFDSTTFAALSWRNVGPWRGGRSVAVVGLPSNPMTYFAGYTGGGLWRTDDAGMNWRNISDGFFTSSSIGAIAVAPSDENVLYVGSGEHAIRGQSSTYGDGMYKSTDQGRTWTRTGLEASRQISAVRVHPTNPDVVYAAVQGDRWKGTTDRGIYRSTDGGKTWTLLLKGENATSGASDLSMDPTNPRILYAAFWDHQRTPWMVRSGGAGSGMWKSTDGGDTWKRLTEGLPKLMGKIGVSVSPANPDRVYAIVEAEAGGLFRSDDAGKSWRLLSGDRLIQTRSWYYMHITADPTNADVVYISNAPLLKSIDGGRTFAVLPAMHGDNHGVWVNPRDSRYLINANDGGASISLNGGKSWSTQDNQPTSQFYHVAVDDDFPYKLYGGQQDNSSVIIASRSDGGAIGLRDWKEGPGCESANMGVSAKNPRYVYGGCYQGIIEEQDANTGLTRAIMPWPEMNLTEPTDKTKYRFNWTAPIEVSQHDDKVVYHGGNVLFRTTNRGQAWTPISGDLTRNDKTRQGWGGGPITNEGAGGEVYATIVVIEESPHDASTLYVGTDDGLIQRTRDGGKTWTNVTPAAWGDGLVNEIAISPHDPATLYVSFRKDRVGDPTPHIFVSKDYGATFTRIVNGLRDGEPVRVVREDPVKKGLLYAGTETGVYVSYDAGAQWLPFRGNFPVVPVTDLQVKHGDLIASTEGRAFWILDDLSVLRQRAESVEKATAHLYAPREAILFAGGGGFGTPQNAGKNPPNGATVYFRLAAAPDSATAVSVEFLDSKNMVVRSYATKDSLSRLTAKAGLNTLTWNLRRPMPTRVGNVLLFGAPSDGGARVTPGNYTVRLTVGSTVQTQPLVVKMDPRIDAPVAVIAERDSVANLLATRITEIHESVLRLRDVKTQVQGYVARAKETSAADTIAKAGRSLNGKLEKMDPRLTTKAANGQDIINYANGINGQYGFLMGQVEGNTALTQPVKDRLAELEKVWSAIRAEVEQIENVDVPAFNALLKANNVPGVIGKAKGKGPIA, encoded by the coding sequence ATGCCCCGTCATCGTCGTCCCCACCTCGCCGCCCGCCGGGCGTCTTTGGCGCTGGCCTTGGCGCTTCCCTTGGCCCTCCCGGCCTCGCTCAACGCCCAGACGGCAGGCAAGGCCGCCGCTCGCCCCGCCCTGTCCGCGTTCGATTCCACGACCTTTGCGGCGCTTTCGTGGCGCAACGTTGGCCCGTGGCGTGGGGGCCGGTCGGTGGCCGTGGTCGGCCTGCCCAGCAACCCCATGACGTACTTCGCCGGCTACACCGGCGGGGGGCTTTGGCGTACCGACGACGCCGGCATGAACTGGCGCAACATCTCCGACGGCTTCTTCACGTCGAGCTCCATTGGGGCCATTGCCGTGGCGCCGAGCGATGAGAACGTGCTGTACGTGGGGAGCGGCGAGCACGCCATTCGCGGCCAGTCGAGCACCTACGGCGACGGCATGTACAAGAGCACCGACCAGGGGCGCACCTGGACCCGGACGGGGCTGGAGGCGTCACGGCAGATCTCGGCGGTGCGGGTGCACCCCACCAATCCGGATGTTGTGTACGCCGCCGTGCAGGGCGATCGCTGGAAAGGGACCACCGATCGTGGCATCTACCGCAGCACCGACGGCGGTAAGACGTGGACACTGCTGCTGAAGGGAGAGAACGCCACCAGCGGCGCCAGTGACCTGTCCATGGACCCCACCAATCCGCGCATCCTGTATGCGGCGTTCTGGGATCACCAGCGTACGCCGTGGATGGTGCGTTCCGGCGGCGCCGGCAGCGGCATGTGGAAGAGCACCGATGGCGGCGATACCTGGAAACGGCTCACCGAAGGACTGCCCAAGCTGATGGGCAAGATTGGCGTGTCCGTGTCGCCGGCCAATCCCGACCGTGTGTACGCCATTGTGGAAGCGGAAGCCGGTGGGTTGTTCCGCAGCGATGACGCCGGCAAGTCGTGGCGCCTGCTGAGCGGCGACCGGCTGATTCAGACGCGCTCCTGGTACTACATGCACATCACGGCCGACCCCACCAACGCCGACGTGGTGTACATCAGCAACGCGCCGTTGCTCAAGAGCATTGATGGTGGCCGCACGTTTGCCGTGCTGCCGGCCATGCACGGCGACAATCATGGCGTTTGGGTCAACCCGCGTGATTCGCGGTATCTCATCAATGCCAACGACGGTGGCGCCAGCATTTCATTGAACGGTGGCAAGAGCTGGAGCACGCAGGACAACCAGCCTACGTCGCAGTTCTACCATGTGGCGGTGGACGACGACTTCCCGTACAAGCTGTACGGCGGCCAGCAGGACAACAGCTCGGTCATCATTGCGTCCCGCAGCGACGGCGGCGCGATCGGGTTGCGCGACTGGAAGGAAGGCCCGGGATGCGAAAGCGCCAACATGGGTGTGAGTGCGAAGAACCCGCGCTACGTGTACGGTGGCTGCTATCAGGGCATCATCGAAGAGCAGGATGCCAACACGGGGCTCACCCGCGCCATCATGCCGTGGCCCGAGATGAACCTCACCGAGCCTACCGACAAGACGAAGTACCGCTTCAACTGGACGGCGCCCATTGAGGTGTCGCAGCACGACGACAAGGTGGTGTACCACGGCGGCAACGTGCTCTTCCGCACCACCAATCGTGGGCAGGCGTGGACGCCGATCTCCGGCGACTTGACGCGCAACGACAAGACGCGGCAGGGGTGGGGTGGTGGCCCCATCACCAACGAAGGCGCTGGTGGCGAGGTGTATGCCACCATTGTGGTGATCGAAGAGTCACCGCACGATGCGTCCACACTGTACGTGGGCACCGACGACGGTCTCATTCAGCGCACGCGCGACGGTGGCAAGACGTGGACGAACGTCACGCCGGCTGCGTGGGGCGATGGCCTCGTGAATGAAATTGCCATCTCGCCGCACGATCCGGCCACGCTGTACGTGTCGTTCCGCAAGGACCGCGTGGGTGATCCCACGCCGCACATCTTCGTATCGAAGGATTACGGGGCCACCTTCACGCGCATCGTGAATGGCCTGCGTGATGGAGAGCCGGTGCGTGTCGTGCGCGAAGACCCGGTGAAGAAAGGGCTGTTGTACGCGGGGACCGAAACGGGTGTGTACGTGTCGTACGATGCGGGCGCGCAGTGGCTGCCATTCCGCGGCAACTTCCCGGTGGTACCGGTTACGGACTTGCAGGTGAAGCACGGCGATCTCATTGCGTCCACCGAAGGGCGCGCGTTCTGGATTCTCGACGACCTGTCGGTGCTGCGTCAGCGGGCCGAGAGTGTGGAGAAGGCCACTGCGCATCTGTACGCACCACGCGAGGCCATTCTCTTTGCGGGTGGCGGTGGCTTTGGTACGCCGCAAAACGCCGGCAAGAATCCGCCCAACGGTGCGACCGTGTATTTCCGACTGGCCGCGGCGCCGGACAGCGCCACGGCGGTGTCGGTCGAGTTTCTCGACAGCAAGAACATGGTGGTGCGCTCCTACGCGACCAAGGATTCCCTGAGCCGACTCACCGCCAAGGCGGGACTGAATACGCTCACGTGGAACCTGCGCCGCCCCATGCCCACGCGCGTGGGCAATGTGCTGCTCTTCGGCGCACCGAGCGACGGCGGCGCGCGAGTTACGCCGGGCAACTACACCGTTCGGCTCACCGTGGGAAGCACGGTGCAAACGCAGCCACTCGTGGTGAAGATGGATCCGCGCATTGATGCGCCGGTGGCCGTGATTGCGGAGCGCGATTCGGTGGCCAACCTGCTGGCGACGCGCATTACCGAGATTCACGAGTCCGTGCTGCGGCTGCGTGATGTGAAGACGCAGGTGCAGGGCTACGTGGCGCGTGCGAAGGAAACCAGCGCCGCTGATACCATTGCCAAGGCTGGCCGTTCGTTGAATGGCAAGCTGGAGAAGATGGACCCGCGGTTGACCACCAAGGCGGCCAACGGGCAGGACATCATCAACTACGCCAACGGGATCAACGGGCAGTACGGCTTCCTCATGGGGCAGGTGGAAGGGAACACGGCGCTCACGCAGCCGGTGAAGGATCGTCTGGCCGAGTTGGAGAAGGTGTGGAGTGCCATTCGCGCTGAAGTGGAGCAGATCGAAAACGTGGATGTGCCGGCGTTCAACGCCCTGCTCAAGGCGAACAACGTGCCGGGCGTGATTGGCAAGGCGAAGGGGAAGGGGCCGATCGCATGA
- a CDS encoding VanZ family protein yields MSLLQPSPASTTFRYRRTADFTALRLGRAILGYLAVIVAIITLAPFRFASAPVHGLTSLWNWQDLILNVVMFMPFGFVYQLTRPRGTPFRWPKVLLLGAVLSGAIEIAQLFAPTRYTSLLDLATNTTGTLLGAWAFNALAARVRGDAAVRLLALELPLMGLVYLLVPLCWLIGLGSEAEVRRLLVLGPSVMAGAILGTVHASFVRHEPGGGPRRFTPPPRGIPWWLVASTLGWSLVALVPGARGDLSVIVSGTLLTLASGFLRDIGTRRIVRAGGSRRLELPTLRMVLPIFAAYLALSALWPLTDATPVWHGALALTLPGVPLSQPLVYRALEQVAAFTLVGYMGAEYHGREDTNGGTGVLRLAFWSGVAAVLLQAARGFHESHGASLSLLVLTQIAGVFGQWVYILQRAHVQALVKRRALLERLRQATSMQRAAA; encoded by the coding sequence GTGTCCCTGCTCCAACCCTCGCCAGCATCCACCACGTTCCGCTACCGACGGACCGCCGATTTCACGGCGCTCCGCCTTGGCCGGGCCATTCTGGGATACCTCGCGGTCATCGTCGCCATCATCACGCTGGCCCCGTTCCGCTTTGCCAGTGCCCCGGTGCACGGGCTCACCAGCCTCTGGAACTGGCAGGATCTCATCCTGAACGTGGTGATGTTCATGCCGTTCGGGTTCGTCTACCAGCTTACACGCCCGCGGGGAACGCCATTTCGCTGGCCCAAGGTGCTGCTCTTGGGCGCGGTGCTGAGCGGGGCCATAGAAATCGCCCAGCTCTTTGCCCCCACGCGGTATACCTCCCTGTTGGATCTGGCCACGAACACGACCGGGACCTTGCTGGGCGCCTGGGCATTCAACGCCCTGGCTGCGCGGGTCCGCGGAGATGCCGCCGTCCGTCTGCTCGCCCTCGAGTTGCCGCTTATGGGACTCGTGTACCTGCTGGTGCCGCTCTGCTGGCTAATTGGCCTGGGCAGCGAGGCCGAGGTGCGTCGTCTGTTGGTGCTGGGCCCGAGTGTCATGGCCGGCGCCATTCTGGGCACGGTCCACGCGTCCTTTGTCCGGCACGAACCGGGGGGCGGGCCACGACGCTTCACCCCACCGCCCCGCGGGATACCGTGGTGGCTGGTCGCCTCGACGCTGGGCTGGTCGCTGGTGGCCCTGGTGCCGGGGGCGCGGGGGGACCTGTCGGTCATTGTGTCGGGGACCCTGCTCACCTTGGCCAGCGGCTTTCTGCGCGACATTGGAACGCGTCGAATCGTGCGCGCCGGGGGCTCCCGCCGCCTGGAGCTACCCACCCTCCGGATGGTGCTCCCCATTTTTGCCGCGTACCTCGCGCTATCGGCACTCTGGCCCCTCACCGACGCCACACCCGTCTGGCACGGTGCGCTGGCGCTGACCCTCCCCGGCGTTCCCCTCTCCCAACCGCTGGTCTATCGTGCACTCGAACAGGTCGCCGCTTTTACGCTGGTGGGTTACATGGGCGCCGAATACCATGGCCGCGAAGACACGAACGGCGGGACCGGGGTGCTCCGTCTGGCCTTCTGGAGCGGTGTCGCCGCCGTGCTGCTCCAGGCGGCCCGCGGCTTCCATGAATCGCACGGGGCCAGCCTGTCCTTACTGGTGCTCACGCAGATCGCGGGCGTGTTTGGCCAGTGGGTATACATCCTGCAGCGGGCGCACGTGCAGGCGCTGGTGAAACGCCGCGCGCTGCTGGAGCGCCTTCGTCAAGCGACCAGCATGCAGCGCGCGGCGGCCTAG